In the genome of Paenibacillus sp. FSL R5-0766, one region contains:
- a CDS encoding zinc dependent phospholipase C family protein, whose translation MPLPMVHLNIANLIADSLQIQTDRGSFYLGNIAPDSIHMREGTTRDDKEYTHFNPKDNGDYVGELKDLYSSYMQQLTDEGWKWFVRGYFMHVLTDYYWFRSVHPEFVERVNKVDQHTGNSRLKDELARLYYQETDQIDFNLYQGSSWSEEVWQVLNGSSGYDMADRLTADEIVRWRDHTFSFLNGEEPGITPEFITGERVQVFVEETVERLIALLSSWDPELRNLI comes from the coding sequence ATGCCGTTACCTATGGTTCATCTCAATATTGCTAATCTGATTGCAGACTCGCTGCAAATTCAGACTGATCGAGGTTCATTCTATCTGGGGAATATCGCCCCAGATTCCATACATATGCGCGAAGGTACAACCAGAGATGATAAGGAATACACCCATTTTAACCCGAAAGATAATGGAGATTACGTTGGTGAACTGAAGGATCTCTACTCAAGCTATATGCAACAACTTACCGATGAAGGATGGAAGTGGTTTGTGCGAGGATACTTTATGCATGTGCTGACAGACTATTACTGGTTCCGGAGTGTGCATCCCGAATTCGTCGAACGGGTCAACAAGGTAGATCAACATACAGGCAATAGCAGATTGAAGGATGAACTAGCGCGTTTATATTATCAGGAGACGGACCAGATCGACTTCAATCTCTATCAAGGTTCAAGTTGGAGCGAAGAAGTGTGGCAGGTGCTTAACGGTTCATCAGGATATGACATGGCGGATCGTTTAACTGCTGATGAGATTGTACGCTGGCGGGACCACACGTTTTCTTTTCTTAATGGGGAAGAACCGGGAATTACTCCTGAGTTCATTACGGGTGAGAGAGTTCAGGTATTTGTGGAAGAGACCGTAGAGCGACTGATAGCTTTGTTGTCTTCATGGGACCCGGAGTTACGTAACTTGATATGA
- a CDS encoding nucleoside deaminase, with product MKLSDYEYLTLALEEAEQSLNEGTYPIGAIIVDVDGNVVSKGRNRVFSDCDPTAHAEVDAIRRAGRHLLDVDKKRFTKKKELTLYTTCEPCPMCSCTILMSGIKKIVWAADDEEYGGLRRFKEGPHFIHMFDTLSCVAVPYLDLENKQRALLAKWNIGRGLFDTEWEIPKQ from the coding sequence ATGAAGTTATCGGATTATGAATATTTAACTTTAGCTCTGGAAGAAGCAGAACAATCACTTAATGAAGGAACGTATCCGATTGGTGCGATAATCGTTGATGTGGATGGGAATGTCGTGAGTAAAGGCAGGAACCGAGTCTTCTCGGATTGCGACCCCACCGCACATGCTGAAGTGGATGCCATTCGTCGGGCAGGAAGACATTTGCTGGATGTAGACAAGAAGAGATTCACGAAGAAGAAAGAACTGACGCTCTATACTACCTGTGAACCTTGTCCTATGTGTTCTTGTACCATATTAATGTCGGGTATTAAAAAGATTGTATGGGCCGCAGATGATGAAGAATATGGCGGGCTTCGACGTTTCAAGGAAGGGCCTCATTTTATCCATATGTTTGACACGTTATCCTGTGTTGCAGTACCATACCTTGATCTGGAAAACAAACAGAGAGCTTTGCTTGCCAAATGGAACATTGGTAGAGGTTTGTTTGATACAGAGTGGGAGATTCCTAAACAATGA
- a CDS encoding GNAT family N-acetyltransferase — protein sequence MEFVGERVRVTSVTEQDLDFICQLECDTNIWSFEETVETDEEKVREKYRNHFAVTDEKPYAYDFVIRRLNDPEDTPIGIVQMWSYVDYRKSWELGFAVLSECSSRGYGSEATRLLLQFAFQELQAHKVVGMCNSQNVRSAALMQHVGMTREAVFQEELWWNNQWTDQYFFSILDREFKSV from the coding sequence ATGGAATTCGTGGGAGAGAGGGTAAGAGTAACATCCGTCACAGAGCAGGACCTCGACTTCATATGTCAACTTGAATGTGACACAAACATATGGAGCTTTGAGGAAACTGTTGAAACGGATGAGGAAAAGGTCCGTGAGAAATATCGCAACCATTTTGCTGTCACAGATGAGAAACCGTATGCCTATGATTTCGTTATACGTCGCTTGAATGATCCGGAGGACACACCCATCGGTATCGTTCAAATGTGGAGTTATGTGGATTACCGCAAAAGCTGGGAACTTGGATTCGCAGTACTTTCGGAATGTTCAAGTAGAGGATACGGGAGTGAAGCTACCCGACTTTTGCTACAATTTGCATTTCAAGAGTTACAAGCTCATAAGGTCGTCGGCATGTGCAATTCACAAAACGTCCGCTCAGCCGCACTGATGCAGCATGTGGGTATGACACGGGAGGCCGTCTTCCAGGAAGAACTATGGTGGAACAATCAGTGGACAGACCAGTATTTTTTCTCGATTTTGGATAGAGAGTTTAAGTCAGTCTAA
- a CDS encoding GNAT family N-acetyltransferase has protein sequence MHIFDIRQKPDVLQEAVQYFWKQWGSESSFHFYRDCIERSVETDSDVPRFYVMLDGDQIIGGYALLRSDLNSRQDLFPWFACLHIDPEYRGQNLGGQLQTHALNEVKAKGYDKLYLCTDLTDYYEKNNWAYIGKGYLLDDEETRIYEYQI, from the coding sequence TTGCATATTTTTGATATTCGGCAGAAGCCGGACGTGCTGCAAGAAGCAGTACAGTATTTCTGGAAACAATGGGGCTCAGAATCAAGCTTCCATTTTTATCGAGATTGTATAGAGCGTTCTGTGGAAACAGATAGTGATGTACCAAGATTTTATGTGATGCTGGACGGAGACCAGATTATTGGTGGGTATGCTTTGTTACGAAGCGATCTGAATAGTAGGCAGGATCTCTTTCCATGGTTTGCGTGTCTTCATATTGATCCAGAATATCGGGGCCAGAACCTGGGTGGACAACTTCAGACCCATGCATTAAATGAGGTGAAAGCAAAAGGGTATGACAAGCTGTATTTATGTACTGATCTGACTGATTATTATGAAAAAAATAACTGGGCCTATATCGGTAAAGGATATCTGCTTGATGATGAAGAGACGAGAATCTATGAATATCAGATTTAA
- a CDS encoding GNAT family N-acetyltransferase: MITEINKHDFHKVKHLTDSCPNIEVKGVAYGLNPGRIYVDDAENITAALIWIHGQSGFQLIGDSRSEPFLNELKEYMRERIEPELLNLHIHAVEIGVVDETWEDVLQHISGKRDISSDFQHVYKLNPNPISQQVPLDICASQDEKVKILRIDEVLLGEKRYNNSPCLKNKISHFWTTIDDFLQHGFGYIAVHNDDIASVCLSAFIADQTHAVDIETVEVYRRRNYGAMVAKAFVEECGRVGIHPYWDCSPDNAGSIRLAQGVGMSLNFNYKVYWYDLSI; this comes from the coding sequence ATGATTACCGAGATTAATAAACATGATTTCCACAAAGTAAAACATCTCACGGACTCGTGTCCGAATATTGAAGTCAAGGGGGTGGCGTATGGCTTGAACCCGGGACGGATATATGTAGATGATGCAGAGAATATCACAGCAGCTCTAATTTGGATACATGGACAATCTGGTTTTCAGTTGATCGGAGATTCTCGAAGTGAACCCTTTCTGAATGAATTGAAAGAGTACATGCGGGAACGTATTGAACCTGAATTATTGAACTTACATATTCATGCTGTTGAAATTGGTGTGGTGGATGAAACTTGGGAAGATGTTCTTCAGCATATCTCTGGGAAAAGAGATATCTCCAGTGATTTTCAGCATGTATACAAACTGAATCCAAATCCGATAAGTCAGCAAGTACCTCTCGACATATGTGCTTCACAGGACGAGAAAGTCAAAATTCTGAGGATAGATGAAGTACTATTAGGAGAGAAAAGATATAACAATTCTCCATGTCTGAAAAATAAAATCTCTCACTTCTGGACGACAATAGATGATTTTTTACAACATGGCTTTGGCTATATTGCAGTGCATAACGATGATATCGCGAGTGTTTGCCTTTCGGCATTTATCGCAGATCAGACACATGCGGTTGATATTGAAACGGTTGAAGTCTACAGAAGAAGGAATTATGGTGCGATGGTGGCAAAAGCTTTTGTAGAAGAATGCGGTCGTGTAGGCATACATCCGTATTGGGATTGTTCACCGGATAATGCGGGCTCAATTCGTCTGGCGCAGGGTGTGGGCATGTCACTGAATTTTAACTATAAAGTCTACTGGTATGACCTCTCTATATAG
- a CDS encoding PhzF family phenazine biosynthesis protein, with protein sequence MSNITVYHYDAFSTVPGQGNPAGVVFDADHFSETEMQQIAYKVGFNETVFVLNSEVADVRLRYFTPGHEINLCGHATMASLYGLKTRGMLSDKELITIETNVGTLPIRFERNADTIYMEMKQDQPQFIPFQGDIEKLVSAINLTLDEVDLSTPIVYGSTGTWTVLIPIRELNSFMKMKPDSSLFPGILIDNPKASLHPFCFETRDFDAMMHARHFSSPYSGTTEDPVTGTASGVMGAYYLTYVKPEIDEVQFVIEQGHEIGRDGKVQVSVIRDGEDMDVRMKGTAVFVRELNVELDT encoded by the coding sequence ATGAGTAATATTACGGTCTATCATTATGATGCTTTCTCTACCGTTCCCGGTCAAGGTAACCCGGCAGGAGTGGTTTTTGATGCTGATCATTTCAGTGAGACGGAGATGCAGCAGATCGCTTATAAGGTTGGTTTTAATGAGACGGTATTTGTGTTGAACTCTGAAGTAGCTGACGTCAGACTACGTTATTTTACACCGGGGCATGAGATTAATCTGTGTGGTCATGCCACAATGGCATCACTGTATGGTTTGAAGACGCGTGGGATGTTAAGTGACAAAGAGTTGATCACAATTGAAACCAATGTAGGTACATTACCCATACGATTTGAGCGCAATGCCGACACCATTTACATGGAAATGAAACAGGATCAGCCGCAGTTTATACCATTCCAGGGGGATATCGAGAAGCTGGTAAGCGCCATCAATCTCACTCTGGATGAGGTTGACCTTTCTACGCCAATTGTTTATGGAAGTACGGGAACCTGGACGGTATTAATCCCGATTCGTGAACTGAACTCTTTTATGAAGATGAAACCGGATTCTTCCCTGTTCCCAGGAATTTTAATTGATAATCCCAAAGCTTCCCTGCATCCCTTTTGTTTCGAAACCCGTGATTTCGATGCGATGATGCATGCCAGACATTTTTCATCACCTTACTCTGGTACGACTGAAGATCCAGTGACTGGAACAGCCTCCGGGGTGATGGGTGCTTATTATTTAACCTATGTGAAACCGGAGATTGATGAGGTACAGTTTGTGATAGAGCAAGGGCATGAGATTGGAAGAGATGGAAAGGTTCAAGTGAGTGTGATTCGGGATGGTGAGGATATGGATGTCAGAATGAAGGGGACAGCTGTATTTGTGCGTGAACTAAACGTTGAATTGGACACCTGA
- a CDS encoding HD domain-containing protein encodes MSESLQDQIQFLIEIDKLKTIERKTRIMHGERLENDAEHSWHLAMMALVLQSHANKDVDILKVIKMLLVHDLVEIDAGDTFAYDTVGHTDKYDRELKAAHRLFGILPKEQAEELLHLWLEFEAKQTPEAQFASSLDRLQPLIHNHQNEGDTWQKYNITSDQVLNRNREIANGSETLWEYAQQLIQKSVDQGILTKS; translated from the coding sequence GTGAGCGAATCATTACAGGATCAGATTCAATTTCTCATTGAGATTGATAAACTCAAAACGATTGAACGAAAGACGAGAATTATGCATGGTGAGAGACTTGAAAATGATGCGGAGCATTCCTGGCATCTGGCGATGATGGCCTTGGTTTTGCAGAGTCATGCCAACAAGGATGTGGATATCCTCAAAGTCATTAAGATGCTTCTCGTTCATGATCTGGTCGAGATTGATGCCGGAGATACGTTCGCTTATGATACGGTGGGACACACGGATAAATATGATCGTGAACTCAAAGCAGCTCATCGGCTGTTTGGTATATTGCCTAAGGAACAGGCTGAAGAATTACTCCATTTATGGTTAGAGTTTGAAGCAAAACAGACCCCTGAAGCGCAATTTGCTTCATCTCTCGATCGGTTGCAGCCTCTGATCCATAATCATCAGAATGAGGGAGATACGTGGCAGAAATATAACATTACCAGTGATCAGGTATTAAACAGAAACCGTGAGATTGCAAACGGTTCCGAAACATTGTGGGAGTATGCGCAGCAACTTATTCAGAAATCCGTGGATCAGGGAATCTTGACCAAATCATAA
- a CDS encoding Type 1 glutamine amidotransferase-like domain-containing protein gives MNTLVLLSDLVFKSNDKLDQRILRLFNSEQPSIGYIPSCSDLERKYFEHTKRYYNLVGIDNIQYYDLDLEYEESTFGSIFECDAIHLSGGNTFYFLSLLQKRNVLGLLRSYVKSGGILIGVSAGSILTTPTIEIAGFGEDADENNVGLNDIKALGLVDFEIAPHWDGSEDTLNSLREYTRVNRTAVYVCQDGGGLVMDGESIELYGHVRFLDYRESGSGHE, from the coding sequence ATGAATACATTGGTTCTGCTAAGTGATTTGGTATTCAAATCTAACGATAAATTGGATCAGAGAATACTACGCTTATTTAACAGTGAACAGCCTTCCATCGGATATATCCCTTCGTGCTCCGACCTGGAGCGGAAATATTTTGAACACACTAAACGTTACTATAATCTAGTAGGAATCGATAACATTCAATATTATGATCTTGATCTGGAGTATGAGGAAAGCACATTTGGCTCTATTTTCGAATGTGATGCGATTCATCTATCCGGTGGAAATACGTTTTATTTTCTAAGTTTATTACAGAAGAGAAATGTGCTTGGTCTGCTGCGTTCCTATGTGAAGAGTGGCGGCATTCTGATTGGGGTCAGCGCAGGCAGTATTCTGACTACACCTACGATAGAGATCGCTGGGTTTGGGGAAGATGCAGATGAGAACAATGTGGGTTTGAATGATATAAAAGCGCTGGGGCTCGTTGATTTTGAGATTGCACCGCACTGGGATGGTTCGGAAGACACCCTGAATTCATTAAGAGAGTATACCCGTGTTAATCGTACGGCTGTTTATGTGTGCCAAGATGGTGGCGGGCTTGTAATGGATGGTGAAAGCATAGAGTTGTATGGACATGTGCGTTTCTTAGATTACAGAGAGAGTGGGTCTGGTCATGAGTAA
- a CDS encoding isochorismatase family protein → MKVGFIIIDMQESIVRKKMDQSSIGHACEYINHVANVLRSNDHVVVHVQDVEGMEETPPEEYRIIPEVDVNEKDITVTKEASNAFWQTDLEQVLKSHGIELVIIAGFAAEECVLFTYNGAMERGFRPVMLQNGILSTHHEAVTSTYRDRNVISYPVVNYLIH, encoded by the coding sequence ATGAAAGTAGGATTCATAATCATTGATATGCAAGAGAGTATTGTGCGAAAAAAGATGGATCAGAGCTCGATAGGCCATGCTTGCGAGTACATTAACCATGTAGCTAACGTGCTGCGCTCGAATGATCATGTGGTCGTTCACGTGCAGGATGTGGAGGGCATGGAGGAGACACCACCGGAAGAATATCGTATTATTCCCGAGGTAGATGTGAATGAGAAGGATATCACAGTTACCAAAGAAGCTTCCAATGCTTTCTGGCAAACTGATCTGGAGCAGGTGTTGAAGAGTCACGGAATTGAATTGGTGATTATCGCCGGTTTTGCTGCAGAGGAATGTGTTCTATTCACCTACAACGGAGCAATGGAGCGAGGATTCCGGCCGGTGATGTTGCAAAACGGAATTCTTAGCACCCATCATGAAGCGGTGACTTCAACGTACAGAGATCGCAATGTGATCTCATATCCTGTGGTTAATTATCTAATCCATTAA
- a CDS encoding phosphoglycerate mutase family protein: MDITFIRHGHGEHLVDYPNQLNCLHPGLTELGKSQVIALRKQVVFAPEDVILVSPTKRTIETAQLLIPNKNLAFFSPLVGPRMFPQNPEFVPFVCDQIYSKEELSHQYTDIRLVELGLDYWEESINQMDAHRFQILVEKLLEWCSQQSGNTFIISHDGTISNYRMLLGEEGLTKSDYLGEAGQYTIRNF; encoded by the coding sequence ATGGACATTACATTTATTCGTCATGGTCATGGCGAACACTTGGTAGATTACCCTAATCAATTAAATTGCCTGCACCCTGGCCTCACTGAATTGGGAAAAAGTCAGGTTATAGCGTTGCGTAAACAAGTGGTTTTTGCTCCTGAAGACGTCATTTTGGTTAGTCCAACGAAACGTACTATTGAAACAGCACAACTCCTAATCCCTAACAAAAATCTTGCGTTCTTCAGCCCACTGGTTGGCCCAAGAATGTTTCCTCAGAATCCAGAGTTTGTTCCTTTCGTCTGTGATCAGATCTATTCCAAAGAAGAGCTCAGTCATCAGTATACTGACATAAGATTGGTTGAGCTGGGGTTGGATTATTGGGAAGAAAGTATTAATCAGATGGATGCACATCGGTTCCAGATATTAGTTGAAAAGCTTCTTGAATGGTGCAGTCAACAGAGCGGCAATACGTTTATCATTTCCCATGACGGTACGATATCGAACTACAGGATGTTACTCGGAGAAGAAGGGTTAACCAAAAGTGATTATCTTGGTGAAGCAGGGCAGTACACGATCAGGAACTTTTAA
- a CDS encoding DUF4188 domain-containing protein: protein MANIYKGRYSAQIEGEFVVFIIGMRVNRLWAIHKWLPVFKSMGPMIKELYTNPETGFLSTEYFISWRGVTLLQYWRSYDELEKYARGGLHLEAWKRFNRSIGSDGTVGIYHETYKAQSGSFETIYANMPKFGLAKASEHVPATGRMETSRRRMGGENDPAVEAPENP from the coding sequence GTGGCAAACATATATAAGGGAAGATATTCAGCTCAAATTGAGGGAGAATTTGTTGTGTTTATCATCGGAATGAGGGTCAATCGTTTGTGGGCTATACACAAATGGCTGCCTGTCTTTAAGTCCATGGGCCCGATGATTAAAGAACTGTATACGAATCCGGAGACCGGATTTCTGAGTACAGAGTATTTTATAAGCTGGCGCGGGGTGACGTTACTACAATACTGGCGCTCTTACGATGAATTGGAGAAATACGCACGAGGTGGACTGCACTTGGAGGCTTGGAAAAGATTCAACCGCTCCATTGGTTCCGATGGAACTGTGGGGATCTACCATGAGACATACAAAGCTCAGTCAGGTTCCTTCGAGACCATATATGCCAATATGCCAAAGTTCGGATTAGCTAAAGCGTCTGAACATGTGCCAGCGACAGGCAGGATGGAAACATCCAGACGCAGAATGGGCGGAGAGAATGACCCGGCAGTGGAAGCACCAGAGAATCCTTAA
- a CDS encoding NUDIX hydrolase, with the protein MTTADNNNVSYKQNNNKFNFRVAGIVMDAGRVLLHTTEQDDFWNLPGGRVELNETTEAAIVREMMEELGVHVEAHRLAYVSEDFFEYDGLKYHEVGFYYVITLPEAHKLYSEIEFKGLEDNGKLTFQWFSLDELERMEVYPVFLKKELSNLLDAKGIKHFIQI; encoded by the coding sequence ATGACCACTGCAGATAACAATAATGTATCGTATAAACAAAATAACAACAAATTCAACTTTCGTGTGGCAGGTATTGTGATGGATGCGGGAAGAGTTCTTTTGCATACGACTGAACAGGATGATTTCTGGAATCTGCCCGGAGGGAGGGTAGAATTGAACGAGACAACTGAAGCGGCTATTGTGCGAGAGATGATGGAGGAACTGGGTGTTCATGTAGAAGCGCACAGGCTCGCATATGTTAGTGAAGATTTCTTTGAATATGATGGCCTGAAGTATCATGAAGTTGGTTTTTATTATGTCATCACATTGCCGGAAGCCCATAAGCTTTATAGTGAAATAGAATTCAAAGGTCTAGAGGATAACGGTAAGTTAACTTTCCAATGGTTTTCCTTAGACGAACTGGAGCGGATGGAAGTATATCCTGTGTTTTTGAAAAAGGAACTGAGTAACCTTCTTGATGCAAAAGGCATCAAACACTTCATTCAGATATAG
- a CDS encoding NUDIX domain-containing protein: protein MTSRIVVTGGAIIRDHMGRVLLQKRSDYGDWGLPGGGMEPGERIEETMIREVKEETGLEVSSYKLASIYTGERMHYTYPDGNEVVFVMFLFDVIAELEGKLCDDQVTLVFEDEQKESLQLVFKSLDEIDFSTINSVQKPIFVDLKQGESKLLRE, encoded by the coding sequence ATGACTAGTCGTATTGTAGTTACGGGTGGAGCTATTATTCGAGATCATATGGGGAGGGTTCTGCTACAAAAGAGATCAGATTATGGAGATTGGGGGTTACCCGGTGGAGGTATGGAGCCAGGTGAACGTATTGAAGAAACCATGATTAGAGAAGTGAAAGAGGAAACAGGGCTTGAGGTGAGTTCTTATAAATTGGCCTCCATATACACGGGCGAGAGGATGCACTATACGTATCCGGATGGAAATGAAGTAGTATTTGTAATGTTTTTATTTGACGTTATTGCGGAGTTGGAAGGAAAACTCTGTGATGATCAGGTTACTCTTGTATTTGAAGATGAACAAAAGGAGTCATTACAGCTTGTTTTTAAAAGTCTGGATGAGATTGATTTTTCGACAATTAACAGTGTGCAGAAGCCTATATTTGTAGACTTGAAGCAAGGAGAGTCTAAATTGCTACGTGAGTGA
- a CDS encoding GNAT family N-acetyltransferase, producing MKMNVQITSILAEQKELFLNLYNLYLYDLSEFSGEDLLEEGKYDPTNTYLYLERDELHPFLIQYEGKVIGFVLVCSPPYVPEGVDYTVQELFLVKKYRGQGLAAQAVDLVFAQFEGTFNVEQLANNAAAVSFWKKYYEQHQIEHTESEYNIEIDNIAGTHRILSQTFVRGREK from the coding sequence ATGAAGATGAATGTGCAAATTACGAGTATTTTGGCAGAACAAAAGGAATTGTTTCTCAACCTGTACAACTTGTATTTATATGATCTGTCTGAATTTTCTGGTGAGGATCTACTTGAAGAGGGGAAATATGATCCAACGAACACCTATCTATATCTGGAACGCGATGAATTACATCCGTTTTTGATTCAGTATGAAGGAAAGGTTATTGGATTCGTACTGGTGTGCTCACCTCCATATGTGCCGGAAGGTGTGGATTATACCGTGCAAGAGCTGTTCCTGGTTAAAAAGTATCGCGGACAGGGGCTAGCAGCACAAGCGGTTGACTTGGTTTTTGCTCAATTTGAGGGTACATTCAACGTAGAACAGCTCGCTAATAATGCGGCAGCAGTTTCATTCTGGAAAAAATATTATGAGCAGCATCAGATTGAACATACTGAGTCTGAATATAACATTGAGATTGACAACATCGCTGGCACCCACCGGATTTTGTCCCAGACTTTTGTGCGTGGAAGAGAGAAATAA
- a CDS encoding LytTR family DNA-binding domain-containing protein, translating into MKVIFEENTAIEKRVVKVVTHPEERSKWDRIQKAICESETQLTVIHAKNNRNIQIQLSSVVAFESEDRMCCVRVISGERYLLHKRLKFVEEDLDDVHFVKINNQTIINTRYIIAFSATEHARIKVDLSDSSSYFVSRFYIKNFRGKLS; encoded by the coding sequence GTGAAAGTCATTTTTGAAGAGAACACAGCAATTGAAAAAAGGGTGGTCAAAGTCGTTACTCATCCTGAGGAGAGGTCGAAGTGGGATCGTATTCAGAAGGCGATCTGCGAATCGGAAACCCAACTAACGGTCATCCATGCCAAGAATAATCGTAATATTCAGATCCAATTGAGCTCGGTGGTTGCCTTTGAATCAGAGGACCGGATGTGTTGTGTTCGGGTTATCTCAGGTGAGAGGTACTTGCTTCATAAACGTCTGAAATTTGTAGAAGAGGATCTGGATGACGTTCATTTTGTAAAAATCAATAATCAAACGATCATCAACACACGGTATATCATCGCATTCTCTGCAACAGAGCATGCCCGGATTAAAGTAGACCTGAGCGATAGCTCCAGTTACTTTGTCAGTCGATTTTATATTAAAAACTTTAGGGGGAAATTATCATGA
- a CDS encoding NUDIX hydrolase: MGYIMELRKLVGPRPLIMAGSCVLVFNEEGHLLLQKRTDSLDWGTLGGSMEPGESLEEAAARELYEEAGLRAESYKLISIFSGEDMYYQYPHGDEVYNVMAVYEASGIKGSPTIMDDEGLELRYFDLNQPIPEINPFTEYVLKKAGYIRTN; this comes from the coding sequence ATGGGGTATATCATGGAGCTAAGAAAACTGGTGGGCCCGCGTCCCCTAATTATGGCGGGCTCATGTGTACTCGTGTTCAATGAGGAAGGTCACCTGTTGCTGCAAAAACGTACAGATAGCTTGGATTGGGGCACACTTGGGGGATCCATGGAACCCGGGGAGTCTTTGGAGGAAGCAGCTGCGCGGGAATTATATGAAGAAGCCGGACTGAGAGCGGAATCGTACAAACTCATTAGCATTTTTTCAGGTGAGGACATGTACTATCAGTACCCACATGGTGATGAAGTTTACAACGTCATGGCTGTTTATGAAGCTTCAGGTATCAAGGGTAGCCCAACCATTATGGATGATGAAGGGCTGGAACTCCGATATTTTGATCTGAATCAGCCGATCCCTGAGATCAATCCGTTTACGGAATATGTGTTGAAGAAGGCAGGATATATCAGAACTAACTAG